CTATCTGGTGGGAGAGTTAGGGACTAAGAATTTGCTAGAGTGTGGTTTCTTAAACAGAACGTACAAATGCACATGCACTCAAAGACACTGAGTAAGGATACGACACGCATTCCCCTTTCTATGGGATCAGTGATGAGCAGCCCTCTGGGAGCATAGATCTTCTCATTCTGCTCCTGAATGTACTTGGCTATCTTCTTCAACACCTAACACAGAGACAATAGAAAAACGAGAAATGGTGCAGAATCCCAGACATGTTAGTCATCGTCCAAGACCATTAATATGCATAGAGTTTGAGATTGCCAGTCTGACCTTCTCATAACGCGTCTCCATGCAGAGGAAAATAAGATACGCTGTAGCGCAGGCCAGACACCCCTCCAGGTAGGACTGGCCTCCTATCTTTTCTGCCTGTGCATAGTAGTTGTTCAGCGTCTTCACAGTGTCCTCAAACAGTGTCCGCTCAATCTGCAAACACACGCAGAGTCATGAGTAGCAGGGCTAGGATTGACAGTGAAAGTGATAAAACAGACAGGAACACAACCTGCATGCAACTAAGGTCCAAATCCAACTGGAACCT
The sequence above is drawn from the Etheostoma cragini isolate CJK2018 chromosome 2, CSU_Ecrag_1.0, whole genome shotgun sequence genome and encodes:
- the golga7ba gene encoding golgin A7 family, member Ba, with the translated sequence MDSSHAALTFLTAFHNLQELRHSASLANKVFIQRDYSEGTTCRFQTKFPSELESRIERTLFEDTVKTLNNYYAQAEKIGGQSYLEGCLACATAYLIFLCMETRYEKVLKKIAKYIQEQNEKIYAPRGLLITDPIERGMRVIEISIYEDRGSSGSSSGSSSVSGSTAR